One stretch of Streptomyces hygroscopicus DNA includes these proteins:
- a CDS encoding mucin → MLFRLFRRHPREWGPLEWLAVVGLGALVAFAITIVVNVVQGPGRCGDDLRDIEGDCVGVTAEAFEADPGIESLIEAVADENARVRQDWEDPPSGPKIPYVRIALMMPFTADDHSAMTVDMIRRGLAGALAAQRQANRFGGPHYQLLLAPDGRNLDRWEPVVDRLAELSKDTRAPLVGVTGIPSSTPDTRKAIAALSKHSIPTVGPVITAANMNSPYFFKTSPNNEQFARALKLYLEKKPAGHRGFLVWDNRSEDVYSQNLRSVFERHFGTAYDLTNHNSNFTGTSGTDKGIPQRFTDAVQKICNEKPDTVFFAGRDQDLPAFMERLAQEGSCGRTTTLRILKVGIGLEPTLTADAPTRWLDEARATIVDASSVDPAWWAGKSNPKKALGRFLDRFEEIQKQHKLGRDPLNDGYAVMYHDAFALLAGAVDRTFAEINEGGKKAPEAMRIPTKDDVYNTLIIPSIGGNSCSSCLVGAGGTYGFEGPGKNDQWAVCKPVPVVEYPSSARSGAPGAAALYRTYRGGSKSACPS, encoded by the coding sequence ATGCTGTTCCGTCTGTTCCGCCGTCACCCTCGCGAGTGGGGGCCGCTCGAATGGCTGGCCGTCGTCGGACTCGGCGCCCTGGTCGCCTTTGCGATCACCATCGTGGTCAACGTGGTGCAGGGCCCCGGCAGGTGCGGTGACGATCTGCGGGACATCGAGGGCGACTGCGTGGGCGTCACCGCGGAAGCCTTCGAGGCGGACCCGGGCATCGAAAGCCTCATCGAGGCGGTGGCGGACGAGAACGCGCGGGTGCGGCAGGACTGGGAGGATCCGCCGAGCGGACCCAAGATCCCGTACGTGCGGATCGCGCTGATGATGCCCTTCACCGCGGACGACCACAGCGCCATGACGGTGGACATGATCCGCCGCGGACTCGCCGGTGCCCTGGCCGCCCAACGGCAGGCCAACCGCTTCGGCGGGCCGCACTACCAGCTCCTGCTCGCCCCCGACGGCCGGAACCTCGACCGCTGGGAGCCCGTCGTCGATCGCCTCGCCGAGCTGTCCAAGGACACCCGGGCGCCGCTGGTCGGCGTGACCGGCATCCCGAGCAGCACCCCGGATACCCGGAAGGCGATCGCCGCGCTCAGCAAGCACAGCATCCCCACCGTCGGCCCGGTCATCACCGCGGCCAACATGAACTCCCCGTACTTCTTCAAGACCTCGCCGAACAACGAGCAGTTCGCCCGCGCCCTCAAGCTCTACCTGGAGAAGAAGCCGGCGGGGCACCGGGGCTTCCTGGTCTGGGACAACCGCAGCGAGGACGTCTACTCCCAGAATCTGCGCAGCGTCTTCGAGCGGCACTTCGGCACGGCGTACGACCTGACCAACCACAACTCGAACTTCACCGGCACCTCCGGAACCGACAAGGGCATCCCCCAGCGGTTCACCGATGCCGTGCAGAAGATCTGCAACGAGAAGCCCGACACCGTCTTCTTCGCCGGCCGCGACCAGGACCTGCCCGCGTTCATGGAGCGCTTGGCGCAGGAGGGAAGCTGCGGGCGCACCACGACGCTGCGCATCCTGAAGGTCGGCATCGGTCTGGAGCCCACCCTCACCGCGGACGCGCCCACCCGGTGGCTGGACGAGGCACGGGCCACGATCGTGGACGCCTCCTCCGTCGACCCCGCCTGGTGGGCGGGGAAGAGCAACCCCAAGAAGGCGCTCGGCCGCTTCCTCGACCGCTTCGAGGAGATACAGAAGCAGCACAAGCTGGGCAGGGACCCGCTGAATGACGGCTACGCCGTGATGTACCACGACGCCTTCGCGCTGCTCGCGGGCGCCGTGGACCGCACCTTCGCCGAGATCAACGAGGGCGGCAAGAAGGCCCCGGAGGCGATGAGAATTCCGACCAAGGACGATGTGTACAACACCCTCATCATCCCGAGCATCGGCGGCAACTCGTGCAGTTCCTGCCTGGTCGGCGCCGGAGGCACCTACGGCTTCGAGGGCCCGGGCAAGAACGACCAATGGGCCGTCTGCAAACCCGTACCCGTGGTCGAGTACCCGTCGAGCGCCCGCTCCGGCGCCCCGGGCGCGGCCGCCCTCTACCGCACCTACCGCGGCGGCTCCAAGAGCGCCTGCCCCTCCTGA
- a CDS encoding beta-lactamase, which produces MFFVDTLEFEGLGNRSYLAGGPQTAVVVDPPRDVDQVIATAARRGVRIAYVAETHVHNDYVTCGLELARLTGARYLVPADADVSFPRTPVTDGDTSEVDEHLVLRTIATPGHTPHHTSYVLEEDGRAVQPECQIA; this is translated from the coding sequence GTGTTTTTCGTCGACACCCTGGAGTTCGAGGGCCTGGGCAACCGCAGTTACCTGGCCGGCGGCCCGCAGACAGCGGTCGTGGTAGATCCGCCGCGAGACGTCGACCAGGTGATCGCCACCGCCGCCCGGCGGGGGGTGCGCATCGCCTACGTGGCGGAGACGCACGTGCACAACGACTACGTCACCTGCGGGCTGGAACTGGCCCGCCTCACCGGCGCTCGCTACCTGGTCCCGGCCGACGCCGACGTCTCCTTCCCTCGCACTCCCGTCACAGACGGCGACACCTCCGAGGTGGACGAGCACCTGGTGCTGCGAACGATCGCCACCCCGGGCCACACCCCGCACCACACCTCCTACGTCCTGGAGGAGGACGGCCGCGCGGTTCAACCCGAGTGTCAAATCGCGTGA